Proteins encoded in a region of the Ptychodera flava strain L36383 chromosome 4, AS_Pfla_20210202, whole genome shotgun sequence genome:
- the LOC139131759 gene encoding L-aminoadipate-semialdehyde dehydrogenase-phosphopantetheinyl transferase-like, whose amino-acid sequence MRLYRMESLRWAFKFGSWKPTRAEWIQAAQCIQPEEKERIGKFVFTKDGKAAMAGRLLLRKAVADTLQIPWHEVKLARTDKGKPYLVNAVPNFFPNFNFNVSHQGDYSIVAAEPILQVGVDVMKVEQPSRTNIPDFFLTMRKQFTEHEWRTIKRPSNLWKQLETFYRYWCLKESYIKAIGIGLGYDLQRLEFHLKTDELSEGILTEDTVVYVDKKMDPNWNFQETKLDKDHLVAVALWNQNHHGNQSNQVTGPRETEMNGDTETSSKPKFRLMDLTELMSTSKPLLAADEEYWEAFNKKAERYSRTVTR is encoded by the exons ATGAGGCTATACAGAATGGAAAGCTTACGATGGGCATTTAAATTTGGTTCGTGGAAACCTACCAGAGCTGAGTGGATCCAAGCAGCACAGTGTATTCAACCAGAAGAAAAAGAGAGAAttggtaaatttgtatttaCCAAAGATGGCAAGGCAGCAATG GCTGGTAGACTTCTCCTAAGGAAAGCAGTGGCAGATACCCTGCAGATTCCATGGCATGAAGTCAAGTTAGCAAGAACAGACAAGGGGAAGCCCTATCTTGTCAACGCTGTGCCAaattttttcccaaattttaattttaacgtATCCCATCAAGGTGACTATTCTATTGTAGCAGCTGAACCAATTTTGCAAGTTGGCGTAGACGTCATGAAGGTAGAACAGCCAA GTAGAACCAATATACCAGATTTCTTCCTGACGATGAGGAAACAGTTCACAGAGCATGAATGGAGAACAATCAAGAGACCAAGCAATCTATGGAAGCAATTAGAAACATTCTACAGATACTGG TGTTTGAAGGAAAGTTACATCAAAGCTATCGGTATAGGACTCGGATATGACCTGCAGAGGCTGGAATTTCACCTGAAGACAGATGAACTTTCTGAGGGCATCCTTACGGAAGACACAGTGGTTTATGTGGATAAAAAGATGGACCCCAACTGGAATTTTCAGGAAACAAAACTCGACAAAGATCATTTAGTTGCCGTTGCACTGTGGAATCAGAATCACCATGGAAACCAATCAAATCAG GTGACAGGTCCTCGAGAGACAGAAATGAATGGAGACACAGAGACTTCATCTAAACCGAAATTCAGACTGATGGATTTAACTGAATTAATGTCGACGTCAAAACCATTGCTGGCAGCAGATGAGGAATATTGGGAGGCGTTTAATAAAAAAGCAGAACGATATTCCAGAACTGTGACAAGATAA